The proteins below are encoded in one region of Methylobacillus flagellatus KT:
- a CDS encoding rolling circle replication-associated protein → MLNSVAHGIDASFKMTVRKFPEVIEVTVKPVNHMLELARSRSHGLKKAPSKVELPEEERARKDEENKLRAIRRAKQSIRWLVHRLKADHLVTLTYRDNMQDTEQLKRDFDQFRRLMLARYPDWKYVAAREQQERGAWHLHLAVQGRQDIKYMRTCWYKVLGCLGATGKDVMGQVDVVGPRKRFGQPKGTWKSAKLASYLTKYLDKSFNMLEHSSKRYWASKGAPKPEVVQHWLGSQNITEMIKDAFDIAMLHGLEDFPAQIMQSRDRTLLWLSGARNLRLSFSNSFDLAE, encoded by the coding sequence ATGTTGAATAGTGTAGCACACGGAATTGATGCAAGCTTCAAAATGACCGTCCGGAAATTCCCAGAAGTCATTGAAGTAACAGTAAAACCCGTAAATCATATGCTGGAGCTGGCGCGTAGTCGCTCTCACGGCCTCAAGAAAGCGCCTTCCAAGGTAGAGCTGCCTGAGGAAGAAAGGGCGCGTAAAGACGAAGAAAACAAGCTCCGCGCCATCCGTCGAGCAAAGCAAAGCATCAGATGGCTAGTCCATCGTCTCAAGGCTGATCACTTGGTGACGTTGACCTATCGAGACAACATGCAAGACACCGAGCAGCTCAAGCGCGATTTTGACCAATTCCGCCGTCTCATGCTCGCCAGGTATCCAGACTGGAAATACGTTGCGGCAAGAGAACAACAAGAACGTGGTGCTTGGCATTTGCACTTGGCCGTGCAAGGTCGCCAGGACATCAAATACATGCGTACCTGCTGGTACAAGGTTCTCGGCTGCTTGGGTGCTACTGGTAAAGATGTCATGGGGCAAGTCGATGTCGTTGGCCCTAGAAAGCGGTTTGGGCAACCTAAAGGCACATGGAAAAGCGCCAAGCTCGCCAGTTACCTGACAAAGTACCTGGATAAATCCTTCAACATGCTCGAGCATTCATCAAAACGCTATTGGGCTAGTAAGGGCGCTCCAAAACCTGAAGTCGTTCAGCATTGGCTGGGTTCCCAAAATATTACTGAAATGATCAAAGATGCCTTTGACATCGCCATGTTGCACGGCCTGGAAGACTTCCCAGCGCAAATTATGCAAAGCCGAGATAGAACGTTGTTATGGCTATCAGGAGCCAGGAATCTGAGACTTTCATTCTCAAATAGTTTTGATCTTGCTGAATAG
- a CDS encoding methanol/ethanol family PQQ-dependent dehydrogenase, whose translation MHQYKDFFLYSILLLIGFLTAACSQDSAPPNPDSSPPSVAQGNYPHNNSSPPTWLEADEDGQWTMPAKNYASTRYSGLSQINRDNVKDLKLAWTFSTGLTPGHEAAPVFVDDTLYVVTPYPNTVYALALDGSKKWEYKPDTHQESQGMACCDVVNRGLVHVNGKLFFNTLDNHAIALEADTGKELWKTKVGDLQRGETMTMAPLVVKGKMLVGNSGGEMGVRGWLKALDTETGELLWTAYSTGPDKDVLIGEEFRPFYAQDQGKDLGASSWPPEMWKIGGGTVWGWLSYDPELDLVYYGTGNPGPWNPDFRPGDNKWTLTVFARRPDDGSAIWAYQIEPHDLYDYDGVNESLLIDMPFNGEQRKVLVRPERNGHVYVMDRTSGEVLSANTYVPVNVTDGVDLKTGQMRKVKDKQPGTNRTVHNICPAAPGGKDWQPSAYSPRTGLIYMPHNNLCMDMHGTQANYIAGTPYVGSDVKMFAGPGGHRGAYTAWDPVAGSKVWSIKEEFPVWSGTVATAGDIVFYGTMDRWFKALDAKTGELLWKYRVGSGIVGQPVTFQDKDGKQYVAIFSGVGGWSGAIVSGGLDARDGTAALGFVNAMKDLPQHTDKGGQLYVFSL comes from the coding sequence GTGCATCAATACAAAGATTTTTTCCTTTACTCAATATTGTTGTTGATCGGTTTTCTCACAGCTGCCTGTAGTCAGGATAGCGCGCCCCCCAACCCTGATTCATCGCCACCTTCAGTTGCCCAGGGCAATTATCCACATAACAATTCTTCCCCCCCTACCTGGCTGGAAGCCGATGAGGATGGCCAATGGACCATGCCGGCAAAAAATTATGCCAGCACGCGCTATAGCGGCCTCTCTCAAATCAATCGCGATAACGTGAAGGATTTGAAGCTTGCCTGGACATTTTCGACCGGCCTTACCCCCGGGCACGAGGCGGCCCCCGTGTTTGTTGACGATACTTTGTATGTGGTCACGCCTTACCCGAATACCGTGTATGCACTGGCATTGGATGGCAGCAAAAAATGGGAATACAAACCTGATACGCATCAGGAATCGCAAGGCATGGCCTGCTGCGATGTGGTGAACCGCGGCTTGGTGCATGTGAATGGCAAATTGTTCTTCAATACGCTGGATAACCATGCCATTGCACTGGAGGCAGACACGGGCAAGGAGCTATGGAAAACCAAGGTGGGCGATCTCCAGCGCGGAGAGACGATGACAATGGCGCCGTTGGTGGTCAAGGGGAAAATGCTGGTTGGCAACAGCGGCGGCGAGATGGGCGTGCGCGGCTGGTTGAAGGCACTGGACACCGAGACTGGCGAACTGCTCTGGACCGCGTACAGCACCGGCCCGGACAAGGATGTATTGATCGGCGAGGAGTTCAGGCCGTTTTATGCGCAGGATCAAGGCAAGGACCTCGGAGCCAGTAGCTGGCCGCCAGAAATGTGGAAAATCGGTGGCGGCACGGTATGGGGCTGGCTTTCCTATGACCCGGAGCTGGACCTGGTCTATTACGGCACAGGCAATCCCGGACCCTGGAACCCAGACTTCCGACCCGGGGACAATAAGTGGACTTTGACGGTATTCGCGCGCCGCCCGGACGATGGCAGCGCGATCTGGGCCTACCAGATTGAACCGCACGATCTCTATGACTACGACGGCGTCAACGAAAGCCTGCTGATTGACATGCCCTTCAACGGTGAGCAGCGCAAGGTATTGGTCAGGCCGGAGCGCAACGGTCATGTCTACGTAATGGACCGCACCAGTGGCGAGGTCTTGTCCGCCAACACCTACGTGCCAGTCAATGTCACAGATGGGGTCGACCTCAAGACCGGTCAGATGCGCAAGGTGAAAGATAAGCAGCCCGGGACCAACCGCACGGTGCACAACATCTGCCCTGCGGCCCCTGGCGGCAAGGATTGGCAGCCGTCCGCCTATTCCCCCAGAACCGGGCTCATCTATATGCCACATAACAATCTGTGCATGGATATGCACGGTACGCAGGCCAACTATATCGCCGGGACACCCTACGTTGGCTCCGATGTGAAGATGTTTGCCGGGCCTGGGGGGCACCGTGGCGCCTATACGGCCTGGGACCCGGTCGCGGGTAGCAAGGTCTGGAGCATCAAGGAGGAATTCCCGGTCTGGAGCGGTACAGTGGCGACTGCGGGAGACATTGTGTTCTACGGCACCATGGACCGCTGGTTCAAGGCATTGGATGCCAAGACCGGTGAGCTGCTGTGGAAATATCGCGTAGGTTCCGGCATCGTTGGACAGCCGGTGACTTTCCAGGATAAAGACGGCAAGCAGTACGTCGCCATATTTTCTGGTGTAGGTGGCTGGTCAGGCGCCATCGTTTCCGGTGGGCTGGATGCGCGCGACGGCACTGCGGCCCTGGGCTTCGTCAATGCCATGAAGGATTTGCCGCAACATACTGACAAGGGAGGGCAATTGTATGTGTTTTCCCTATAA
- a CDS encoding mechanosensitive ion channel family protein: MQDFLEINTFIGLSLLQWLTLIIVAISSYFFLSYLCSIAIKKLSVDVSGTENRFNHALAEVLRSTQKITLALFALLIALQFLDLSEKWEHRLSHLTFFVIGIQLALWVSKSITIWSNMQLLEKDEQAPNPVITSMLSWILKVAIWSIVLLAILSNVGINITAFIASLGVGGVAVALAVQNILSDLFASLAIGLDKPFVIGDFVVFGEVAGSIERIGLKTTHIRSISGEQIVCSNTELLKNTIHNYKRMSERRVEFKFGVTYDTPPAILAKIPGIVKSAIEKSEHTRFDRAHLKGFGSSSLDFEVIYFVDSSDFNLYMDIQQEINLDLIKEFNKLNISFALPTTNMHIRTLEAVAA; the protein is encoded by the coding sequence ATGCAGGATTTTTTGGAAATCAATACCTTTATTGGGCTGTCATTATTACAATGGCTTACATTAATAATCGTTGCAATATCTTCCTACTTTTTTCTCAGCTACCTTTGCTCGATTGCAATCAAGAAATTATCAGTCGATGTCAGTGGAACGGAAAACAGATTTAATCATGCACTGGCGGAAGTGCTGCGCAGTACCCAGAAAATCACCTTGGCATTATTTGCGCTACTGATTGCTCTGCAGTTTCTTGATCTTTCTGAAAAATGGGAACACCGCCTGAGCCACTTGACCTTCTTCGTGATTGGCATCCAGCTTGCACTCTGGGTGAGTAAGAGCATTACCATCTGGTCCAATATGCAATTGCTGGAAAAGGATGAGCAAGCGCCTAATCCCGTCATCACCTCAATGCTCAGCTGGATACTGAAAGTTGCCATCTGGTCCATCGTCCTGCTGGCGATTCTTTCCAATGTCGGCATCAATATCACCGCATTCATCGCCAGTCTGGGTGTGGGGGGCGTTGCAGTCGCCCTGGCGGTTCAGAATATTCTGAGCGACCTGTTTGCCTCCCTGGCGATTGGCTTGGATAAACCATTCGTCATCGGTGACTTTGTTGTTTTCGGCGAAGTAGCTGGCAGCATCGAGAGAATAGGGCTGAAGACCACGCATATCAGAAGCATCAGCGGCGAGCAAATCGTATGCAGCAATACGGAGCTTCTCAAAAATACCATCCATAACTATAAGCGCATGTCAGAACGCAGGGTGGAGTTCAAATTTGGTGTCACATACGATACCCCTCCAGCCATCCTTGCCAAGATCCCCGGCATTGTAAAATCTGCAATAGAAAAATCTGAACATACGAGATTTGATCGAGCACACTTGAAAGGTTTTGGCTCCAGTTCATTGGATTTTGAAGTCATCTATTTTGTCGACTCCAGCGATTTCAATTTATACATGGACATACAACAAGAAATTAACTTAGACCTGATTAAAGAATTTAATAAACTGAACATTAGCTTCGCCTTGCCCACGACAAATATGCACATTCGGACACTGGAAGCTGTAGCGGCATGA
- a CDS encoding zonular occludens toxin domain-containing protein yields MANWTLTGDLGAGKSIISTGKIMDFLAAGLPVATNMDIYPENFLPPTSRATHVRLPDFPSADDLWALGMASSSRNESTFGLVALDELAVFLNSREWQGKARDQVIKYLRHVRKNHWHTLFITQDIESIDAQARRALIEHKVVCKRTDRLSIPFLGPILRLLGLKGRLPQVHMGIVRYGKQDYSPKVDTWWYRGNKLYDAYNTDQVFTDEIERDLTLYGYIIDQSGKRQVKEYPAQVTGTFCVLSPWHLKGRYMSFYQRWSYAIHAFAGISIAIVALFSWISYANNVKPQTVTAAPAASIEEIKGLMDLGDHFIITTKAGLVLESWESRKDATGTYYKVGQSWYKKPSQS; encoded by the coding sequence ATGGCGAACTGGACGTTAACGGGTGATCTCGGTGCGGGGAAGTCCATCATCTCCACCGGCAAAATCATGGACTTCCTCGCCGCTGGCCTGCCTGTCGCCACTAATATGGATATCTACCCAGAAAACTTTCTTCCTCCTACCAGTAGGGCTACACATGTCAGGCTACCGGATTTTCCTTCTGCTGATGATCTTTGGGCTTTGGGTATGGCTTCAAGCAGCCGAAATGAAAGCACGTTCGGATTGGTCGCGCTCGATGAACTCGCCGTCTTTCTTAATTCCAGAGAATGGCAAGGCAAGGCACGTGACCAGGTAATCAAATACCTGCGCCATGTGCGTAAAAACCATTGGCATACCTTGTTCATTACTCAGGACATCGAATCCATCGATGCCCAGGCCAGAAGGGCGCTCATTGAGCATAAAGTCGTCTGCAAACGTACGGATCGCCTCAGCATCCCATTTCTCGGCCCTATCCTCCGGCTGCTCGGCTTGAAAGGTAGGCTGCCACAAGTTCATATGGGCATCGTCCGCTATGGCAAACAGGACTACTCCCCGAAAGTCGATACCTGGTGGTATCGCGGCAACAAGCTTTATGACGCCTATAACACTGACCAGGTATTCACGGATGAAATTGAACGTGACCTGACCCTGTATGGCTACATCATTGATCAATCTGGTAAGCGCCAGGTCAAGGAATATCCGGCACAAGTCACGGGCACATTCTGCGTGCTCAGCCCCTGGCACTTGAAAGGGCGCTATATGTCCTTTTACCAGCGCTGGTCCTATGCCATCCATGCCTTTGCCGGCATCTCTATCGCCATCGTTGCCTTGTTCTCCTGGATCAGCTACGCAAACAACGTCAAGCCACAAACCGTCACCGCTGCGCCTGCGGCCTCCATTGAGGAAATCAAGGGCCTCATGGACCTCGGCGATCATTTCATCATCACCACAAAAGCCGGTCTTGTCCTGGAATCATGGGAGTCTAGGAAAGACGCTACCGGCACTTACTATAAGGTAGGCCAATCATGGTACAAAAAGCCTTCGCAATCCTGA
- a CDS encoding type II secretion system protein GspD, protein MVQKAFAILIFSMPLLARAEVNLEFAAVTIPEFAQTVLKGIIKKNYILSPDVLTDGRTITVSIKAAKEDKLQSLVADVLEQNGILLQERSEYLYLTRNQAHMDMPPSLPGDPPPMAADHEQPAQDHPQAALPSDLPVYSYRPQYRDQKEIGDLLKFAGAEVQAITDDVVFYRADESKQDMLKTILADLDRPANEVVVKAYIYEVTNTVRDLNAISAAVSLLNSRLGITIENGATQSNQLKLSLPNIDVLISAFDSDNRFKQVSAPSLRVKNGKNSRFSVGTETPTIASTTQTNNGNPVQSIIYRPSGVILEITPKILAETIELDITQQISSFQPTTTGVNQSPTLLKREIKTVVNTRDGELILLGGLNESRLSKQRQGLSFLPRLFNANTDSDEKSDILLVMQVQRL, encoded by the coding sequence ATGGTACAAAAAGCCTTCGCAATCCTGATCTTTTCCATGCCGCTTCTGGCCCGGGCTGAAGTCAATCTTGAATTCGCCGCTGTTACCATTCCGGAATTTGCTCAAACCGTCCTCAAGGGCATCATCAAGAAAAACTACATCCTGTCTCCTGACGTCCTGACCGATGGCCGCACCATTACCGTCTCCATCAAGGCAGCCAAGGAAGACAAGCTTCAATCCCTGGTAGCGGATGTCCTGGAACAGAACGGCATCCTGTTGCAGGAGCGCTCCGAGTATCTATACCTGACTCGAAATCAGGCACACATGGATATGCCTCCATCGCTGCCGGGTGATCCTCCGCCAATGGCTGCTGATCATGAGCAACCTGCCCAGGATCATCCGCAGGCTGCGCTGCCGTCTGACCTGCCGGTCTATTCATACCGGCCGCAATATCGTGACCAAAAGGAAATCGGCGATTTACTCAAGTTTGCCGGTGCTGAAGTCCAGGCCATCACGGATGACGTTGTGTTTTACCGGGCGGATGAATCCAAGCAAGACATGTTGAAAACTATCCTCGCTGACCTGGACAGGCCGGCGAATGAAGTCGTTGTTAAAGCCTATATCTACGAAGTTACCAATACGGTCCGCGACTTGAATGCCATATCTGCTGCTGTCAGCCTGTTGAACTCCAGGCTGGGCATTACGATTGAAAATGGCGCAACGCAATCCAATCAGCTCAAGCTGTCATTGCCCAATATCGATGTCCTGATTTCGGCTTTTGATTCGGATAACCGTTTCAAGCAAGTCAGTGCGCCATCCCTGCGCGTCAAGAACGGCAAGAACTCCCGCTTCAGCGTGGGCACTGAAACACCCACGATCGCATCTACGACACAAACCAATAACGGCAATCCCGTCCAGTCCATCATTTACAGGCCATCCGGCGTCATCCTGGAGATCACTCCCAAAATTCTCGCCGAAACCATCGAGCTGGACATTACGCAACAAATATCCAGCTTCCAGCCCACGACAACAGGTGTTAATCAGTCGCCAACACTGTTAAAGCGTGAAATCAAGACGGTAGTGAATACTAGAGACGGTGAATTGATCCTGCTCGGCGGCTTGAATGAGTCTAGGCTCAGCAAGCAGCGCCAGGGCTTGAGCTTCCTGCCGAGGTTGTTCAATGCCAACACCGATTCAGATGAGAAAAGCGACATCCTGCTAGTTATGCAGGTACAGCGCCTTTAA
- a CDS encoding DUF5455 family protein, with the protein MMHWLFIGLASIVEKVVTWFILRGLKKSAYFLGYVTFIIGLFTAFLSATYIGLNVLRPITPTGVAFGLAFLPPSTPAFISFYVTVLITKRVYDWHKHLSRDFTQATLRF; encoded by the coding sequence ATGATGCATTGGCTCTTCATCGGTCTGGCTAGCATTGTTGAAAAGGTCGTGACCTGGTTTATCCTTCGCGGCCTCAAGAAAAGCGCCTATTTTCTTGGCTATGTAACGTTCATTATCGGGCTGTTCACTGCCTTCTTGTCTGCTACCTATATTGGCTTGAATGTGCTCCGTCCCATTACGCCAACAGGGGTTGCTTTCGGCCTGGCTTTCCTGCCGCCGTCCACGCCGGCCTTCATCTCTTTCTACGTCACGGTATTGATTACCAAGCGGGTCTATGACTGGCATAAGCACCTGAGCCGTGATTTCACCCAGGCTACATTGCGCTTCTGA